The following proteins are encoded in a genomic region of Corylus avellana chromosome ca4, CavTom2PMs-1.0:
- the LOC132177538 gene encoding protein tesmin/TSO1-like CXC 2, with protein sequence MDTPERNQIGAPISKFEDSPVFNYINSLSPIKPVQSIHITHTFNPLNFASLPSVFTSPHVNSHKDSRFLKRYNCLDPSKSEFSSENGNKVCTNEGIDTDVAQLYDNSAELQENFDSGVSIGESSVEPSTEHSKFAIELPGILKYDCGSPECDPTLHCGNEAGCVLKLSGKSVSLIQYGQEVTLNGSPEGEVHLSEMCRVDQKKGVECDWESLISDATDILIFNSPNESEAFKGLIQKSMDPMTRCCTSVVSQLSRNDIDNMQTMQIVDPVGSSEQHEINDPSAEHEESGELQEIDQTQDYPADTNLNSMSSSMSEKMDGEVGTCIPYASKSLSNLHRGVRRRCLDFNAAGARRKNLGDGSNCSSSILSPLDEKIASHDKQLVPIKPSGDSSRCMLPGIGLHLNALATTSKDHKNVKLENLSSGRQLYLPSSTASFPSPTDSQEPLNKSLTSASSERDADLPESGVSHVEDASQAALYLISDDFSQNSPKKKRRRLEHAGESESCKRCNCKKSKCLKLYCECFAAGVYCIEPCSCLECFNKPIHEDTVLATRKQIESRNPLAFAPKVIRNSDSVAEIGEESSKTPASARHKRGCNCKKSNCLKKYCECYQGGVGCSIGCRCEGCKNAFGRKDGSTPIGAEVEQEEETEACENSAVDKALQKSEIQNNEEQNPASALPRTPLRLSRPLVPLPFSSHGKLQRPFLTVGSSSGLFTSQKLGKPNILRSLPKFEKHFQTTPEDEMPEILRSNCSPNTGIKSASPNSKRVSPPHSNFGSSPSRRSGRKLILQSIPSFPSLTPQH encoded by the exons ATGGACACTCCAGAGAGGAACCAGATCGGCGCTCCCATCTCTAAGTTCGAG GATTCCCCTGTCTTCAACTATATCAACAGTCTTTCTCCTATCAAGCCAGTCCAGTCCATACATATTACTCATACCTTCAACCCGCTTAATTTTGCATCTCTTCCATCTGTTTTTACTTCACCCCATGTCAATTCTCACAAGGACTCTAGGTTCTTAAAAAG ATACAACTGCCTAGATCCATCAAAATCTGAGTTTTCTTCTGAAAATGGGAATAAAGTCTGTACGAATGAAGGAATTGATACAGATGTGGCTCAGTTGTATGATAACTCAGCTGAGCTACAGGAAAATTTTGATTCAGGGGTTTCCATTGGAGAATCTTCTGTTGAGCCATCTACTGAACATTCAAAGTTTGCAATTGAGCTGCCAGGTATCTTAAAATATGATTGTGGTAGCCCTGAGTGTGATCCAACACTTCATTGTGGTAATGAGGCAGGTTGTGTGTTGAAATTGTCTGGAAAGTCGGTGTCACTTATTCAATATGGTCAAGAGGTCACTTTAAATGGTTCACCTGAAGGTGAAGTGCATCTATCTGAGATGTGCCGAGTTGACCAAAAGAAAGGAGTGGAATGTGATTGGGAGAGTTTGATTTCTGATGCCACTGATATACTAATCTTCAATTCTCCAAATGAGTCAGAGGCTTTTAAGGGGCTAATTCAGAAATCAATGGACCCCATGACAAGATGTTGTACTTCTGTTGTGTCACAACTTTCTCGAAATGACATTGATAATATGCAGACCATGCAAATTGTTGATCCAGTTGGTTCTAGTGAGCAACATGAGATAAACGATCCTTCTGCTGAACATGAAGAATCCGGTGAGCTTCAGGAAATTGACCAGACACAGGACTACCCTGCTGATACTAATCTGAATAGTATGTCTAGCAGCATGAGTGAGAAAATGGATGGTGAAGTGGGAACCTGCATTCCATATGCGTCTAAG TCTCTCTCTAATTTGCACCGTGGTGTGCGAAGGCGCTGCCTTGATTTTAATGCGGCTGGAGCTCGTAGAAAGAACTTAGGTGATGGTTCAAATTGTAGTTCTTCTATCCTGTCACCATTGGATGAGAAGATTGCCAGTCATGATAAGCAGCTGGTCCCAATTAAACCTAGTGGAGATTCCTCTCGGTGCATGCTACCGGGAATTGGTTTGCACTTAAATGCTCTGGCAACAACTTCAAAGGATCACAAAAATGTCAAGCTTGAAAATTTGTCGTCAGGAAGACAATTATATTTGCCCAGCTCCACTGCTTCCTTTCCCTCCCCTACAGACAGTCAAGAACCTCTAAATAAATCCTTAACGTCAGCCTCTTCTGAAAGAGACGCAGATCTTCCTGAAAGTGGGGTTTCTCATGTGGAAGATGCTTCTCAGGCAgctttatatttaattagtgACGACTTCAGTCAGAATAGCCCCAAAAAGAAGAG GCGTAGGTTGGAGCATGCTGGAGAAAGTGAGTCCTGCAAGCGTTGTAACTGTAAGAAATCCAAGTGTTTGAAACT GTACTGTGAATGCTTTGCTGCCGGTGTATACTGCATAGAGCCATGTTCATGTCTAGAATGCTTCAACAAGCCTATTCATGAAGATACTGTTCTTGCAACTCGCAAGCAGATTGAATCTCGTAACCCTCTTGCATTTGCTCCAAAAGTGATCAGGAACTCTGATTCTGTAGCTGAAATTGGG GAGGAATCTAGTAAAACCCCAGCTTCAGCACGGCATAAAAGGGGATGCAACTGCAAGAAATCAAACTGCCTCAAGAAATACTGCGAATGCTATCAG GGTGGCGTTGGATGCTCCATCGGCTGCAGATGTGAAGGTTGTAAGAATGCATTTGGAAGAAAGGATG GATCCACTCCAATAGGCGCAGAAGttgaacaagaagaagaaacagaagCATGTGAAAATAGTGCGGTGGACAAGGCTTTACAGAAGtctgaaattcaaaataatgaAGAGCAGAATCCAGCTTCTGCTCTTCCAAGAACTCCATTACGGCTTAGCAG ACCGTTGGTTCCATTGCCATTTTCATCACATGGCAAACTGCAAAGACCGTTTCTTACTGTGGGATCCTCTTCTGGATTGTTTACCAGCCAAAAACTTGGAAAGCCAAATATTCTCCGATCTCTACCCAAGTTTGAGAAGCATTTCCAAACCACTCCAGAAGATGAAATGCCAGAGATTCTCCGCAGCAATTGCTCTCCTAACACTGGCATCAAGTCTGCTTCTCCCAACAGTAAGAGGGTCTCTCCTCCTCACAGCAACTTCGGGTCATCTCCTAGTCGAAGGAGCGGCCGGAAGTTGATATTACAATCTATTCCTTCGTTTCCTTCTCTCACACCCCAGCACTAA